Proteins from one Podospora pseudocomata strain CBS 415.72m chromosome 4, whole genome shotgun sequence genomic window:
- the XYL2_1 gene encoding Endo-1,4-beta-xylanase 2 (CAZy:GH10; EggNog:ENOG503NWA4; COG:G) — MESETRYIGGWPFQPNRFFFSYPVIPAESHPPSKMKASLMLLLAPLVSAAPTVEHRQASQSIDALFKAKGKEFYGTATDQGRLQAGRNAAIIEANFGQVTPENSMKWESLNPRQGQYNWGQADYLVNWATERNKTIRGHTFVWHSQLAGWVNQINNRDQLTRVIQEHIRTVGGRYKDKIYHWDVINEMFNEDGSLRNSVFSRVLGESFVKIAFDAARETDPSAKLYINDYNLDQPNYAKVTRGMVANVNKWLSQGIPIDGIGTQGHLQSGQGNGLAQTIKVLAATSVKEVAVTELDIQNNNSNDYVAVTRGCLEEPKCRSITVWGVRDQDSWRPQGNPLLFDSNYNAKANYNAIVQFLSQ, encoded by the exons ATGGAATCTGAGACTAGGTATATAGGAGGCTGGCCCTTCCAACCTAACCGCTTCTTTTTCAGCTACCCAGTCATCCCGGCCGAGTCTCACCCACCGTCAAAGATGAAGGCCAGTCTTATGCTTCTGTTGGCACCGTTGGTGTCAGCGGCTCCCACCGTCGAGCACCGTCAGGCTTCCCAGAGCATCGACGCGCTCTtcaaggccaagggcaaggagtTCTATGGCACTGCCACCGATCAGGGCCGTCTTCAGGCTGGCCGGAACGCCGCCATTATCGAGGCCAACTTCGGTCAGGTCACTCCCGAGAACAGCATGAAGTGGGAGAGTCTCAACCCCCGCCAGGGCCAGTACAACTGGGGCCAGGCTGACTACCTCGTCAACTGGGCCACCGAGCGCAACAAGACCATCCGTGGCCACACCTTTGTCTGGCACTCTCAGCTCGCCGGCTGGGTCAACCAGATCAACAACCGTGACCAGCTCACGCGTGTGATCCAGGAGCACATCCGCACCGTCGGTGGCCGCTACAAGGACAAGATCTACCACTGG GATGTGATCAACGAGATGTTCAACGAGGATGGCTCGCTCCGCAACAGCGTCTTCTCTCGTGTCCTCGGCGAGAGCTTCGTCAAGATTGCCTTCGATGCCGCTCGAGAGACCGACCCCTCGGCCAAGCTCTACATCAACGACTACAACCTCGACCAGCCCAACTACGCCAAGGTCACCCGCGGCATGGTTGCCAACGTCAACAAGTGGCTGTCTCAGGGTATCCCCATCGACGGTATCGGTACTCAGGGCCATCTTCAGTCCGGCCAGGGCAATGGTCTTGCCCagaccatcaaggttctcgcTGCCACCAGCGTCAAGGAGGTCGCCGTTACTGAGCTCGACAtccagaacaacaacagcaacgactACGTCGCCGTGACCCGTGGCTGCTTGGAGGAGCCCAAGTGCCGTTCCATTACCGTCTGGGGTGTCCGTGACCAGGATTCGTGGCGCCCTCAGGGCAACCCTCTCCTGTTCGACAGCAACTACAACGCCAAGGCCAACTACAACGCCATTGTGCAGTTCCTGTCGCAGTAA
- a CDS encoding hypothetical protein (EggNog:ENOG503NU6I; COG:M), producing the protein MGSPPHRSLYDEAFDRFKKSKHERYTDPKEVAVLNEFLREYAGPEDAKEAAQQLQAATGKKYGNKKLADVEIPESWITNIMENIDNFITAGDYLTEGAPESVGLAWYAVKLTLTAIHSNYELYKFFGTALSDISEIMIIVRHYDRLYDERGKKPDWKPSPLVEKLFQDVTETYVAVLDFSFAVKRHITAGSFARLKHGLKDFFGSNKRETIAILKKKILEGSQGAFQDKTLTQLQGVSSVVTDIASSIKQFETFHHKIDMITQRMDELASNTKRKSPWDFALEDYKAYQEALQPLEGCRRVLGDTIDALVAMPEGTCSWVFEEPDYETWEQSDECEMLCITGEEGTGKSYVMASIVRQFLPGQGDDDEDEEDAWNPDTAYLYVTCNPDAKEGKDQVITAETVLHTLLSQLYELALETKNASLLESCTAVFKAAKANLQNAQPHERERMSEFPQFVGGFCKLVRLLQRDVVVVVDGISKSTLEGQHQRTLLRELRSLRGQVDELVKNHILILVGCSSPTTFQNDYQHDEEFPNQLIIDVGEGNGKDLRAFLADELDNIPGLTSKEREEATVAILDKAQSKFSYLVKTAIPFMKEPFQRPLSKRLLELPGGLGDVYSKALRNLKPNYVGLLKTALTWVVLAKDNQISAREVMDDFQGTYTSPVVDVSSDNTEDDLAFEHISSLEREQLLQAVEGILKLSSVEGRFMVHAPIGELDDIEDFFCSSSGATAEADNELEAAELCAKCKTSDAMHKALKIDAREGHLQLALACLRHLNHPLFQKHAGLSSIPESKVPDFQMEALPPQHMLAEKMLLPLENSDDEEDVVDPSLFDREHFNSWEDEEDSDSSSETEPTHHLRYELLNWAYHVRKAEELFSPEERTYSSLWSQLMTELDAFSSKTDLFFAWQTSQPTSNPPEERKYTLASGSHKPLHVAAYLGLTSWAERLLEAGADVNEVCNGFTPVQVAASVGNRLEMMKLLLEKGADPNSKSKWGFNAFHYWIRNDQQLEGVQLLLQHGADARIRNEPYGWTPLHLFAREGTDPAVLAALLEHGAEIDAPEGVLKLTAFHILLAFRTAAPEDLLLAFIRHKADINAENLTSARPLQMLATQGQVKNMEILLREGVVEIDDTDIQGTTALQEAIASLHIDAARLLLEHGADPEFTDTLKRTSLHLACRRGATDIAKLLVEHGCDVNIVDVHGWTPFFIALLGKLEGSHKTASLILDALVQRDIPLADINKAGRSGRTALRQAASRGFDDIVSKMIQVSIERDDAAALAIDVKDEKKGMTALHRAALGGHVECVRLLLEAKADASIKDTSSRTALVLAYEQWAVVHTPAFEDTIALLISADPTAAIQDSSLIATCAANGSVKLLKQLWSLNADFSRPDHFGWRPIELVRNSGSEEAEEFLQEQNTWVKNLPSRWSTSLPGATAIGAKSVGEDGITIRHLSTKEVSVSADKPLPPGLDRYYYEITIKDTPSLPESETLLWHKARPPKPMVALGFSSVGAAGVKFPGETVMESDVNPNAKSWAYNSRAGEIYASDGSGTNFIGMAYGEVGDVIGVGVDLAQREMWATKNGVKVGVYDDEDGDVSGRLFPIVGFGGFVQFEVNFGGPGREFVWKGEQEEEEVEEEEGSQGDDEGEDGVDGGDGDEKEEE; encoded by the exons ATGGGTTCGCCACCCCATCGCAGTCTCTACGATGAGGCTTTTGACCGGTTCAAAAAGTCGAAGCACGAGCGTTATACTGATCCAAAAGAGGTGGCCGTCCTCAATGAGTTCCTGCGTGAATATGCCGGACCAGAAGACGCCAAGGAAGCCGCCCAGCAGTTGCAGGCAGCTACTGGCAAGAAGTATGGCAACAAGAAGCTGGCCGATGTGGAAATTCCAGAATCGTggatcaccaacatcatggAGAACATCGACAACTTCATCACGGCCGGAGACTACCTGACGGAAGGGGCTCCAGAAAGCGTCGGGCTGGCCTGGTATGCCGTCAAGCTAACCCTGACAGCCATCCACAGCAACTACGAGCTTTACAAGTTTTTTGGCACGGCCCTCAGCGATATCAGTGAGATTATGATCATCGTTCGTCATTACGACCGACTCTACGATGAACGCGGCAAAAAGCCCGACTGGAAGCCCAGTCCGCTGGTGGAGAAGCTGTTTCAGGATGTGACGGAAACCTACGTGGCCGTCCTCGACTTTTCGTTTGCTGTGAAGCGCCATATCACGGCTGGGTCGTTTGCTCGGCTCAAGCATGGCCTCAAGGACTTTTTCGGGTCTAACAAG CGCGAGACAATTGCTATcctcaaaaagaaaatcctCGAGGGCAGCCAGGGTGCCTTCCAAGACAAGACTCTTACCCAGCTCCAGGGTGTGTCGTCAGTTGTGACCGATATTGCCAGCTCTATCAAGCAGTTCGAGACCTTCCACCACAAGATTGACATGATTACCCAGAGAATGGACGAGCTGGCCAGCAATACCAAGCGCAAGTCTCCGTGGGACTTTGCCCTGGAAGACTACAAGGCATACCAGGAAGCGCTGCAACCGCTAGAAGGGTGTCGGAGAGTTTTGGGTGACACCATTGATGCGCTTGTTGCGATGCCTGAAGGCACTTGCAGCTGGGTCTTCGAGGAGCCGGACTATGAGACGTGGGAGCAGTCGGACGAGTGTGAGATGTTGTGCATTACGGGCGAAGAAGGAACTGGAAAATCCTATGTCATGGCGTCCATTGTCAGACAGTTCCTCCCAGGccagggtgatgatgatgaggacgaggaggatgcatGGAACCCGGATACCGCCTACCTTTACGTCACCTGCAATCCTGACGCCAAGGAAGGCAAAGATCAAGTCATCACAGCCGAGACGGTTCTGCACACACTGCTTTCTCAGCTCTATGAGTTGGCCCTGGAGACAAAGAACGCGAGTCTTCTGGAGAGCTGCACTGCGGTGTTCAAGGCCGCAAAAGCAAACTTGCAAAATGCCCAGCCCCACGAGAGAGAGCGCATGTCCGAGTTTCCGCAGTTCGTTGGAGGATTTTGCAAGCTGGTCCGTCTTTTGCAAAGAGatgtggtcgtggtggttgatggaaTCAGCAAGTCGACCCTCGAGGGTCAACACCAGCGAACGCTCCTTCGGGAACTTCGTTCTCTTCGGGGCCAAGTCGACGAATTGGTCAAGAATCACATTCTCATTCTTGTTGGGTGCAGCTCTCCCACAACGTTTCAGAATGACTATCAGCATGACGAGGAGTTTCCCAACCAGTTGATCATTGATGTTGGCGAAGGCAATGGGAAAGATCTTCGAGCGTTCCTGGCGGATGAACTCGACAACATCCCAGGCCTCACCTCCAAGGAACGCGAGGAGGCTACGGTTGCTATCCTGGACAAGGCCCAGTCCAAGTTCTCGTATCTTGTCAAGACTGCCATCCCGTTTATGAAGGAACCGTTCCAGCGACCGCTCTCCAAACGGCTTTTGGAGCTCCCGGGTGGTCTGGGGGATGTGTATTCCAAGGCCCTACGCAACCTAAAGCCCAACTACGTCGGTCTTCTCAAGACTGCCCTCACGTGGGTTGTGCTCGCCAAAGACAACCAAATCTCAGCACGAGAAGTCATGGACGACTTTCAGGGTACTTACACCAGCCCCGTGGTTGATGTCTCCAGCGACAACACAGAGGATGACCTCGCCTTTGAGCACATTTCAAGTCTGGAAAGGGAACAGCTCCTGCAGGCAGTGGAAGGCATTCTAAAACTCAGCTCTGTCGAGGGCAGGTTCATGGTTCATGCGCCCATCGGAGAGCTTGACGATATCGAGGATTTCTTTTGCAGCTCTAGCGGGGCGACTGCTGAAGCGGATAACGAACTGGAAGCCGCCGAACTCTGCGCAAAGTGCAAAACGAGTGATGCCATGCACAAGGCTCTGAAGATCGACGCTCGCGAAGGGCATTTGCAGCTGGCTCTGGCTTGTCTGCGACATCTCAACCACCCTCTGTTCCAGAAACACGCTGGCTTGTCAAGCATTCCGGAGTCCAAGGTTCCAGATTTTCAAATGGAGGCTCTGCCCCCACAACATATGCTGGCTGAGAAAATGTTGCTGCCGTTGGAGAAttccgatgacgaggaagatgttgTTGATCCCAGTCTCTTCGATCGTGAGCATTTCAACTCCtgggaagacgaagaagacagcGACTCATCTTCTGAGACGGAACCTACGCACCACTTGAGATACGAGCTTCTCAACTGGGCATACCATGTTcgcaaggctgaggagctgTTTTCACCGGAGGAGAGGACTTACAGCAGCCTGTGGTCCCAGCTGATGACAGAACTCGACGCCTTTTCGTCCAAAACTGATCTCTTTTTTGCTTGGCAAACGAGCCAGCCGACCTCGAATCCGCCAGAGGAACGCAAGTACACTCTTGCCAGCGGCTCCCACAAGCCGCTGCATGTTGCTGCCTATCTTGGGCTGACAAGCTGGGCCGAGCGTCTACTTGAGGCTGGTGCCGATGTCAACGAAGTCTGCAATGGTTTCACCCCAGTCCAGGTGGCAGCTTCAGTTGGGAATaggttggagatgatgaaacTTCTGCTCGAGAAGGGCGCAGACCCAAATTCGAAATCCAAATGGGGGTTCAACGCTTTTCActactggatcagaaatGACCAGCAGCTTGAGGGCGTCCAGTTGTTGCTTCAACATGGCGCTGATGCTCGCATCAGGAACGAACCCTACGGCTGGACACCGCTACATCTGTTTGCCCGAGAGGGAACAGACCCAGCAGTGTTGGCTGCCCTGTTGGAGCATGGCGCAGAGATTGACGCCCCTGAAGGAGTGCTAAAACTCACCGCGTTCCACATTCTGCTTGCTTTCAGGACTGCAGCACCCGAAGATCTTTTGCTAGCCTTCATTAGACACAAGGCTGACATCAACGCCGAGAACCTTACCTCGGCCCGTCCTCTGCAGATGCTCGCAACGCAGGGCCAGGTTAAGAACATGGAGATTCTTCTACgtgagggtgttgtcgaGATCGATGACACGGATATTCAAGGGACAACTGCTTTGCAAGAAGCCATTGCCAGCTTGCATATTGATGCCGCCCGCTTACTGCTTGAGCATGGTGCTGATCCGGAATTTACCGACACGCTCAAGAGGACTTCTTTGCATCTGGCGTGCCGAAGAGGAGCAACAGATATTGCCAAACTGCTTGTTGAGCACGGCTGTGACGTGAACATCGTCGACGTCCATGGCTGGACGCCTTTTTTCATTGCCCTTCTGGGGAAACTAGAAGGGAGCCACAAGACTGCGTCCCTGATTCTCGACGCGCTTGTGCAGCGTGACATTCCCCTTGCGGACATCAACAAGGCTGGACGTAGCGGCAGAACTGCCCTTCGACAAGCGGCATCTCGCGGGTTTGATGACATTGTGTCAAAGATGATTCAGGTATCCATTGAGCGCGACGACGCTGCCGCTCTTGCCATCGACGTCAAGGACGAAAAGAAGGGAATGACGGCTCTGCACCGTGCTGCCCTGGGAGGCCACGTCGAGTGCGTCCGCTTGCTGTTGGAGGCAAAAGCGGACGCCTCTATTAAGGACACCTCCTCTCGAACTGCTCTCGTGTTGGCTTACGAACAGTGGGCAGTAGTCCACACTCCCGCCTTCGAGGACACgatcgccctcctcatctcggCCGATCCCACCGCCGCGATTCAAGACTCCTCCTTGATCGCGACCTGTGCCGCCAACGGAAGcgtcaagctcctcaagcaACTCTGGTCCCTCAACGCAGACTTTAGCCGCCCAGACCACTTCGGCTGGCGGCCCATCGAGCTGGTGCGCAACTCGGGAAGCGAGGAAGCGGAAGAGTTTCTCCAGGAGCAGAACACCTGGGTGAAGAACCTGCCATCTCGGTGGTCGACCTCTTTACCTGGCGCCACTGCCATCGGCGCCAAGAGCGTAGGAGAGGATGGTATTACGATACGACACCTCTCCACGAAGGAGGTGTCCGTTTCGGCCGACAAGCCCCTTCCTCCGGGGTTGGATCGTTACTACTACGAGATCACCATCAAGGACactccttctcttccagaGTCGGAGACTCTGCTTTGGCACAAGGCTAGGCCACCGAAGCCAATGGTGGCACTTGGATTCAGTTCTGTCGGGGCGGCGGGTGTGAAGTTCCCTGGTGAGACCGTCATGGAGAGTGACGTCAACCCGAACGCCAAGTCGTGGGCTTACAACTCGCGGGCTGGGGAGATTTATGCTTCTGATGGGTCGGGGACGAATTTTATTGGGATGGCttatggggaggtgggtgatgtGATTGGCGTTGGAGTTGATTTGGCCCAGAGGGAGATGTGGGCTACGAAGAACGGGGTCAAAGTGGGTGtgtatgatgatgaggatggagaCGTGTCGGGGAGGTTGTTTCCTattgttgggtttggggggtttgtgCAGTTTGAGGTTAACTTTGGAGGGCCTGGGAGGGAGTTTGTTTGGAAGGgcgagcaggaggaggaggaggtggaggaggaggagggcagtcaaggggatgatgagggagaagatggggtCGATgggggtgacggtgacgagaaagaggaagagtAG
- a CDS encoding hypothetical protein (EggNog:ENOG503PHS7) — protein MAPILFTHLPTLTTNLLSPRQDNNPPTVTIITGTNDDPPVTADPDETTTLTGGAIAGIVIGSIVGLLLLIWIIRSCTNLGAPPNKPAVPGKPWYGSVREEYPPRHTSRSRSRHSHRGHSRTRTVSRERRVGMTEVEPVYVRREGSRSRSRGVDGGYAVYGREEVRGAGGRRSRSRGY, from the coding sequence ATGGCCCCAATACTattcacccacctcccaacccTCACAACAAACCTCCTCTCACCTCGCCaagacaacaaccccccaacagTAACAATAATCACCGGTACCAACGATGACCCTCCCGTGACCGCAGACCCAGatgaaaccaccaccctcaccggcGGGGCCATCGCCGGGATCGTAATCGGCTCAATCGTCGGtttgcttcttctcatcTGGATTATTAGGTCGTGCACCAACTTGGGGGCTCCCCCGAACAAGCCTGCGGTGCCGGGGAAGCCGTGGTATGGGAGTGTGAGGGAGGAGTATCCGCCACGACATACGTCCAGGAGCAGGTCGAGACATTCACACAGGGGACATTCAAGGACGAGGACGGTTAGCAGGGAAAGAAGGGTGGGCATGACGGAGGTGGAGCCGGTTTATGttaggagggaggggtcgaGGAGTAGGAGTCGGGGAGTGGACGGGGGGTATGCGGTttatgggagggaggaggttaggggggcgggggggagaaggagtaGGAGTCGAGGGTATTaa
- a CDS encoding hypothetical protein (EggNog:ENOG502SSG2), whose protein sequence is MSIDGSTIAAILTGILALVGAVTTAWMSGLNQQRVESRKNQKALARSSAPLLIASWDLANWLYDILEDTAYSSRRCAAYGNGWPSQFTSYLFGQYFAGVHIIRETTQFFAHMQGGRTEQLKKLLWKIQDEFVSMHYEGRENLMLRWAERDILEVQESMTVVDGDGSLRTMRWVEFQKDYAGGKGLEKVFKRYENEFQSIIYRRFKYLYSINEGWKRQGNPQDRREEEEKEIEEERADDPTNIVVVIPDHRARRLQHLLSDLVGLLDEESGMRFNRPVRRCGMVVNKKALAYGSADVFEKDSERTDHYRIPCDCQDLDSGCNKTLKDFKHRQLKDTSGKGFGRRETSYWEPRNQPPVSDVSAFRMRVTGPGDKC, encoded by the coding sequence ATGAGCATCGACGGAAGCACCATCGCAGCCATCCTGACGGGCATTCTCGCCCTGGTAGGCGCCGTCACGACAGCATGGATGTCAGGATTGAACCAGCAACGTGTCGAGTCGCGAAAGAACCAAAAAGCACTTGCCCGATCATCAGCGCCTCTTCTCATCGCGTCTTGGGACTTGGCCAACTGGTTATACGACATTCTGGAAGACACGGCCTACAGCTCACGACGTTGCGCAGCGTACGGTAACGGCTGGCCCAGCCAATTTACATCCTACCTGTTTGGCCAATACTTTGCTGGCGTTCACATCATCCGGGAGACGACACAGTTCTTTGCTCATATGCAAGGTGGTCGAACGGAGCAACTGAAGAAGTTATTGTGGAAGATTCAGGATGAATTCGTCTCGATGCACTATGAAGGACGGGAAAACCTCATGCTGCGTTGGGCTGAGAGGGATATCCTCGAGGTGCAGGAGTCCATGACCGTGGTGGATGGCGACGGAAGTCTCCGGACGATGCGTTGGGTCGAGTTTCAGAAAGACTACGcggggggaaaggggttggagaaggtcTTCAAACGCTATGAGAACGAGTTCCAAAGCATCATCTACCGCCGATTCAAGTACCTGTACTCGATCAACGAAGGATGGAAACGGCAGGGTAACCCCCAAGACAGacgcgaggaagaggaaaaggagattGAAGAAGAGCGGGCAGATGATCCAACGaatattgttgttgtgataCCGGATCATCGGGCACGGCGTCTTCAGCACCTCCTCAGCGATCTTGTGGGGCTGCTGGATGAAGAGTCGGGTATGAGGTTCAATCGCCCCGTGCGGAGATGCGGGATGGTAGTCAACAAAAAAGCACTGGCTTATGGAAGCGCGGATGTATTTGAGAAAGATTCTGAACGGACTGACCACTATCGCATACCCTGCGACTGTCAGGACCTTGATTCTGGCTGCAACAAGACACTGAAGGATTTTAAACATCGTCAACTGAAGGATACCAGCGGGAAGGGctttgggaggagggaaaccTCTTACTGGGAGCCTCGGAATCAGCCTCCGGTATCAGATGTATCTGCCTTCCGGATGAGGGTTACAGGCCCCGGAGATAAGTGCTAG
- a CDS encoding hypothetical protein (EggNog:ENOG503P8J6; COG:S) has translation MWALFLLKILSAAVLVTAQGPPAVGGGCTTNSFNIPSWFITDFKDLVDDERKVAFGILNRATNYTAQATCGIDRKGYNLCSVSGQSAPGNGTVEIKALVEGTVAQVSVNQTWSCNDRGTPVQFTASGRARISLYDVPEPEVSSTFPPLLIQGTLHAPVFITPDRAAGPQGHDQKGCQAASEKPEWNITHIYYTDRPADGNVESPSRTFNLLFTNTANGYEGGCVHGSLVGPAGETSLICAGSEFGNLRGSRYAISTTASFDPSDFKFTVRQTWFCDDENPSKPLQFTASASTILPLTCTTTPLSAGSAINETVCDRNPTLVLAGKVDSATTLPPYSLTEPIPRDNTCTITSILAPKWQFSAFEIVYTPEKEEWEAINFEIILATYSGFQYPIPVTVSRAAGREGGWFECVIGADGANDQPLWPYACLVQFNPETKELKLKADWQCRELDGDQPVNFSGLTTTTIKSDFTCETFRDMEVCVTEDTGFVWTADIGGVVWRSVPQSTP, from the exons ATGTGggctcttttccttctcaaGATTCTGTCAGCCGCAGTGCTCGTAACAGCCCAAGGCCCGCCCGCTGTCGGAGGCGGGTGTACCACTAACTCCTTCAACATCCCCAGCTGGTTCATCACCGACTTCAAGGATCTGGTCGACGACGAGCGGAAGGTGGCATTTGGTATTCTAAACCGGGCAACGAACTATACCGCCCAAGCAACATGCGGCATCGATAGGAAAGGGTACAATCTCTGCTCTGTTTCTGGACAGTCAGCCCCTGGGAATGGCACAGTTGAGATCAAGGCCTTGGTTGAGGGAACTGTGGCCCAGGTCTCTGTGAACCAAACCTGGAGCTGTAACGATCGAGGCACTCC AGTCCAATTTACAGCATCAGGCCGGGCTCGTATCTCTCTTTACGATGTACCGGAACCAGAAGTCAGCTCTACATTCCCCCCACTGTTGATTCAAGGGACGCTCCACGCACCAGTGTTCATCACCCCAGACAGGGCGGCAGGCCCGCAAGGTCATGACCAAAAAGGTTGTCAAGCAGCGTCAGAGAAGCCAGAATGGAATATTACCCATATTTACTATACGGATCGGCCAGCGGATGGCAACGTCGAGTCGCCTTCCCGCACCTTCAATCTTTTGTTTACAAACACGGCCAATGGGTACGAGGGTGGTTGCGTGCATGGTTCCCTTGTAGGTCCAGCTGGGGAAACGAGCCTGATCTGCGCCGGGTCCGAGTTCGGGAATCTCAGAGGGAGTAGATATGCAATCAGCACCACGGCCAGCTTCGACCCTTCTGATTTCAAGTTCACAGTCAGACAAACTTGGTTTTGTGATGACGAGAATCCATCAAAGCC ACTCCAATTCACAGCTTCCGCGAGCACAATCCTCCCGCTCACTTGCACCACAACACCCCTCTCGGCCGGCTCTGCGATCAACGAGACAGTCTGCGACCGCAATCCCACTCTCGTCCTCGCAGGAAAAGTGGACAGCGCCACTACTCTCCCACCCTATTCTCTGACTGAACCAATCCCGCGGGACAATACCTGCACCATCACCTCGATCCTCGCCCCAAAATGGCAGTTCTCGGCCTTCGAGATTGTCTACACACCAGAGAAGGAAGAGTGGGAGGCAATCAACTTTGAGATCATCCTGGCGACATACTCGGGGTTTCAGTATCCCATTCCAGTCACAGTTAGCAGAGCGgctggaagggaagggggttggttcgAGTGCGTCATCGGAGCCGACGGGGCGAACGATCAGCCGCTCTGGCCGTATGCCTGCTTGGTGCAATTTAATCCGGAGACGAAGGAGCTGAAGCTCAAGGCGGATTGGCAGTGTAGGGAGTTGGATGGGGATCAGCC CGTGAACTTCAGCGGTTTGACAACGACAACTATCAAGAGTGACTTCACCTGCGAGACATTTCGGGATATGGAGGTCTGCGTGACTGAAGACACGGGATTTGTGTGGACGGCGGACATTGGGGGTGTTGTCTGGCGCTCCGTGCCGCAGTCTACCCCCTGA